The stretch of DNA TCCATGCAGCGCCAGAAATCCGAGTTCCCGGTTAAACTCATGTCCATATTCAGCTGCCTGGTTTTGGGCGGTTTCCACAGAAATGATTATATCGCCCAGAACGGTAGGCAGATTTTCTCCGACGATGGCAACTTCCCCTTCCGACATCTCTTCCAACGCAAACGAGATGACATCCGTAGGAACGTCTTTTCCCCGATATTCAGCATTGATTTTTTGAATTTCCGAATCCGTCACAAAGGTGATGGAAACTTCAGGACTCCCTTCCAATTGCTCTGCTTCGGCTGCATGATTCAGCAAATTTCGGATCAGTTCCTCCATCTCCGGGTCCACCATTCCGGTTTCATCTTCAAAAAACAGTTCAAGCATAGCTCCATCTCCGTTTCATTCCGGATATTCAATCCGGTTGTGGAATATTCCATTCAACGTTTCGCAAATGACCTTTTCTACCTTCCGCAATTCTTTCATGGATAGGTCACATTCGTTGAATTGGCCATCGTTCAGCCGATCATTGATGATCGCTTTCACGAGAGCCGCAATCTTTTGAGGGGTCGGTTCTTTCATGGAACGGACTGCCGCTTCGACACTATCCGCAATCGAAATGATGGCAATTTCTTTCGTTTGCGGCTTCGGCCCCTTATACCGGTACTCTTCCTCCTTGACCTCTTGTCCTTCAGTTTGCGCTTTGACGAGGAAATATTTCAACAAACTGGTTCCATGATGCTGTCTTGCGATATCGATGATTTCCACAGGCATCTTGTGCTTTTCCAACATTTTGGCGCCGTCCTCGGCATGAGCGATGATGATGTCCCGGCTTTTTTCAGGCGGCAAATGATCATGCGGGTTCTGGCCGGCATGCTGATTTTCGATGAAATAGCCCGGACGCACTGTTTTGCCGATATCATGATAATAACTTCCGACCCGGGCGAGCAGTCCGTTGGCGCCTATCGATTCGCAGGCGGCATCCGCCAAATTCGCGACCATGACGCTATGATGATAGGTCCCAGGCGTCTCGGTGAGGACTTTTTTCAATAACGGATGATTCGGATTCGACAACTCAACCAATTTCATGTCCGACAAGATGCCGAATGCCGATTCGAAAAACGGCATGAGCCCAATCGTCAAAGCTCCGGACAAAATCCCAGATGAAATGGCGGCAATCAAATAAAAGACCAATTCAGACAAGTCATAGGTCGATTGGGTCATCAACAGATAAAATGCGATGAACAGCGTATTGGAACAGGCGACACCCACACTCGTCCTTAAAATGTTCGATCTTCTCCCACTATTCCCAAGCAAATATAAACTAACGATTCCGCTGAATAATATGTATAGGGCAATCTCCATTTGAATGAGCGCGGCATACCCCTCTTGCAACATGATTCCCGCTGTTGCCGCGGTGATAAACGTCATCATCAAAGCCAATCGTTCATTCGTCAACAATTTGATGAGCATCGTTGCCAGAGCGGTCGGAAATAGGAATGCGACCAGTACATCGAAATCCTTCTCGATCAACGCAATCAGTTTCATGAGGATGACCAATAGATAAAAGACCGTCAATACGATCATTAACGCTTTTTTCTTCACCTTGGCATTTTCCACCCATGTACTGAAGTGCAAGTAGATCAATGAAGAAACGAACAGGACGAAAAGTCCAAGTCCGAGCAACGGCTTCAGCGAGGATTGATTCGTCAGCAGGCCGGTCAGTTCCAGTTGCCGATAGATTTCCCCGTCGATCAATTGGCCTTCTCTGACGAGCACTTGTCCTTGTAAAATACGGGTCGGCTCCACTGCGGCCTTCGCCTGCTCGATCCTAGCCTCTGTCAAAGTTTCATTGATCGTCTCCGTCTCAACGACCAAGGACCGCGCTAATGTGATGACCGTTTGCAGCACAGAGGGAGGAATCGAATCGGATAACCGCAATTGACGTTCCACTTCATATTGGGCGGATGCCAAATCCGCGGTCCGGATCGGTTTCGATAAGGTGGTTCCAATAGCTGAAACGAGCTTTTCCTGGGTTTTCATTATAGCTTCCGTATCCAAGGCCAATAAATTGGAAATGGTGTTATCGTTCAGGTTCAGGTTCGGCTCCTCTTCTTCCAGGCTTGCCAACTTCTGCCGGATTTCCGCTATTTGCTCCTTTTGTGTGAGGCCGGGCTTTCCGGACTCCCTGTCCTGTGCGGCATTTTCATTTTTCACTTCCAGCAAACTGTCAAAAATGGAGGTTGCGATCGTCTGCCTGTTTTTTGAGACCTCTTCCGAGAAATGATAAACGGCGGATACTTCCTGTGCAGCCCTCTGCCTCTCTTGTTCCGTTTTTACCGAATCCTCGACAGTCTTCGTTGCCCGGATTGTATGTTGGGAAATTTTAAACTCTTCCACTTCATATGTTTCATTCTTCACACTGCTGAACATGAATGAGTATAGAAGCAACGTGGAGAGGCTGACTAGAAATAATAGGAAAGCATCAAATTTAAGAGTTGTGAACACTTTCTTCATTGCACCGAACATCCCGATCCCCCCGCATCTTTATTATGTTTTACGGCAGCTATGCTCAAAAGGTTCCAGGACAAGCCAAATTCCTCTACGAGAATAGAAGCTTGTCCAGTTTCGCATGTTTAAAAAGCAGTCACGTTTGCGACTGCTCCTTTTCGTATGCTGCAATGATTTTCGCGACGATCGGATGCCGAACGACATCTCCTTGCTCCAAGTATTGAAAATGGATGTCGGATACATTTTGTAAGATGGCTTCCACTTCAATCAGCCCGGAAGCGGTTCCTTTCGGTAAGTCGATCTGTGTTTTATCACCAGTGATGACCATCTTCGATCCAAACCCAAGGCGGGTCAGGAACATCTTCATTTGCGCCTTTGTCGTATTCTGGGCCTCATCAAGGATGACAAACGCATCATCCAGCGTCCTTCCCCGCATGTAGGCCAGCGGGGCGATTTCGATGACTCCCCGTTCAATGAGGCGGTCCGTATGTTCCGCGCCTAATACGTCGTGAAGTGCGTCATAAAGAGGACGCAAATAAGGGTCCACCTTCTCCTTCAGATCACCTGGAAGGAACCCGAGGCTTTCGCCCGCTTCCACAGCCGGTCGGGTCAATATGATGCGCTTGACAGAACCGGTTTTCATAGCCTGCACAGCCAGGACGACGGCTAAATAGGTTTTCCCTGTTCCGGCCGGCCCAATGCAGAATACTAGGTCTTTTTGACGAATCGCTTGGATGTATTCCCGCTGTCCGATCGTTTTCGCCCGGATAGCCTTGCCTTTCGTATTCCTTGCAATCTCTTCATCATAAAGTTCTGAAAAATACTCGATTGTTCCGGCTTTCGCCATTTCAATAGCTGTAACGACGTCGCGTTGATTAATATTAATGCCTCTTCGGATTACTTTCAACAGTTGTTCGAGGAGTTCCTTGGCCAATAGGCGGTTTTGTTCCGGCCCTTCAAGGGAGATTGTGTCCCCCCGTGTCATGATGGATAAATCCAAAGCTTCTTCGATTAATTTCATATTCTGATCGGAAATTCCGAGAAGCATGACAGCCTCGTTCGGATCTTCGATATGGAGTTGCGTCAATTGTTCATCCAATAGCTTCAGTCTCCTTGGGAAATCGGTCTTTTTGTTGCGATATCATCATTGATTAAAAATAGTACGGTCCCACTAACTTTATCATTATCGAATGAGACGTGCAAAATTTTTTCATCTTTTATGATCGCTTTTGACGAAGGAGCCGATAATAACTTATTTTTCAATAAAGGCAAGATGACACTCTTCTCCATCCCCTCCTCTAAAACAAGTTTTCCGGTAAGTTCATTCGTGTATCGCTTTGTCTGGATGAACGGCCATGGAAATGTCCGCTCTCCGCTCTCCAAATCCGCTTTCCCTTCTTTTCTCCAAGGCGCTCGGAAGGAAAGTTCGACGATTTCCTCCCCTTGCATTTGATAGGTGATTGTCCTTGGAATACTGAATTGATACTCCATCCAATAATCGGC from Bacillus sp. OxB-1 encodes:
- the ybeY gene encoding rRNA maturation RNase YbeY — protein: MLELFFEDETGMVDPEMEELIRNLLNHAAEAEQLEGSPEVSITFVTDSEIQKINAEYRGKDVPTDVISFALEEMSEGEVAIVGENLPTVLGDIIISVETAQNQAAEYGHEFNRELGFLALHGFLHLLGYDHMTEEEEKVMFGKQKEILDSFGLGR
- a CDS encoding HD family phosphohydrolase; protein product: MKKVFTTLKFDAFLLFLVSLSTLLLYSFMFSSVKNETYEVEEFKISQHTIRATKTVEDSVKTEQERQRAAQEVSAVYHFSEEVSKNRQTIATSIFDSLLEVKNENAAQDRESGKPGLTQKEQIAEIRQKLASLEEEEPNLNLNDNTISNLLALDTEAIMKTQEKLVSAIGTTLSKPIRTADLASAQYEVERQLRLSDSIPPSVLQTVITLARSLVVETETINETLTEARIEQAKAAVEPTRILQGQVLVREGQLIDGEIYRQLELTGLLTNQSSLKPLLGLGLFVLFVSSLIYLHFSTWVENAKVKKKALMIVLTVFYLLVILMKLIALIEKDFDVLVAFLFPTALATMLIKLLTNERLALMMTFITAATAGIMLQEGYAALIQMEIALYILFSGIVSLYLLGNSGRRSNILRTSVGVACSNTLFIAFYLLMTQSTYDLSELVFYLIAAISSGILSGALTIGLMPFFESAFGILSDMKLVELSNPNHPLLKKVLTETPGTYHHSVMVANLADAACESIGANGLLARVGSYYHDIGKTVRPGYFIENQHAGQNPHDHLPPEKSRDIIIAHAEDGAKMLEKHKMPVEIIDIARQHHGTSLLKYFLVKAQTEGQEVKEEEYRYKGPKPQTKEIAIISIADSVEAAVRSMKEPTPQKIAALVKAIINDRLNDGQFNECDLSMKELRKVEKVICETLNGIFHNRIEYPE
- a CDS encoding PhoH family protein, translating into MDEQLTQLHIEDPNEAVMLLGISDQNMKLIEEALDLSIMTRGDTISLEGPEQNRLLAKELLEQLLKVIRRGININQRDVVTAIEMAKAGTIEYFSELYDEEIARNTKGKAIRAKTIGQREYIQAIRQKDLVFCIGPAGTGKTYLAVVLAVQAMKTGSVKRIILTRPAVEAGESLGFLPGDLKEKVDPYLRPLYDALHDVLGAEHTDRLIERGVIEIAPLAYMRGRTLDDAFVILDEAQNTTKAQMKMFLTRLGFGSKMVITGDKTQIDLPKGTASGLIEVEAILQNVSDIHFQYLEQGDVVRHPIVAKIIAAYEKEQSQT